A genomic region of Miscanthus floridulus cultivar M001 chromosome 3, ASM1932011v1, whole genome shotgun sequence contains the following coding sequences:
- the LOC136544971 gene encoding uncharacterized protein, with protein sequence MSLKKRTEKNRPNYPPMFRQPYSTYLFMEKCMFGRQMEMERIINFLLYEDAPAHCHFGILPIVGPAKVGKTTLVEHVCRDERVRDHFSHVIFLSSSEFSGENELKIRDGSRTKHEHGESNEEKELVIIEIIGTIDEAACRKIHSASQSSIPRGSKVIITSQSENIINIGTTQAINLKFLSREAYWYFFKALVFGSAYPEEHPRLASIAMEIFDEYFDPDIYKAFAGPFIFLHKTAMGLKSSVNVQNWNKILECFKNNRRQNKPGFRKRLSEHGMMNDDHILLQRVSDSTQYCVVHNHDRIALVNEEAPKITLHDILDGTGSVKPHSKFDILVWESHLPPYHKYIYSCQILEFDCNVSKNKQSQKRKFSN encoded by the exons ATGTCCCTGAAGAAGAGGACAGAAAAGAACAGGCC GAACTACCCTCCTATGTTTCGCCAGCCATACAGCACATATCTTTTTATGGAAAAGTGCATGTTTGGTCGCCAAATGGAAATGGAACGGATCATCAACTTCTTACTGTACGAAGATGCTCCAGCTCATTGCCATTTCGGCATCCTACCAATTGTTGGTCCAGCAAAAGTTGGAAAGACTACACTTGTTGAGCATGTCTGCCGTGATGAAAGGGTGCGTGATCACTTTTCTCATGTCATCTTCTTAAGCAGTAGTGAATTCAGTGGAGAAAATGAGCTGAAAATCAGGGATGGCAGTAGAACCAAACATGAACATGGTGAGTCAAATGAAGAAAAAGAATTAGTTATCATTGAAATTATTGGGACTATTGATGAGGCTGCCTGCAGAAAAATACACTCGGCTTCTCAAAGTAGCATCCCAAGAGGCAGTAAAGTTATAATAACAAGTCAGTCAGAGAATATTATAAACATTGGAACAACACAGGCTATCAACTTGAAGTTTTTGTCTCGAGAAGCATACTGGTACTTCTTTAAGGCACTTGTATTCGGAAGTGCATATCCAGAAGAGCATCCGAGGTTGGCATCCATAGCAATGGAAATATTTGATGAGTACTTTGACCCAGACATATATAAGGCATTTGCTGGACCTTTCATATTTTTACATAAAACAGCTATGGGTTTAAAATCTAGTGTTAATGTGCAGAACTGGAACAAGATTCTCGAATGCTTCAAGAACAACAGGCGGCAAAATAAACCTGGATTCAGAAAAAGGCTAAGCGAGCATGGGATGATGAATGATGATCATATTCTTCTACAGAGAGTGTCTGATTCTACTCAATATTGTGTAGTTCACAACCATGACCGCATAGCACTTGTGAATGAAGAAGCTCCCAAAATAACTTTACATGATATTCTTGACGGGACTGGGAGTGTTAAACCTCATAGCAAATTTGACATCCTAGTTTGGGAATCTCACCTGCCTCCATATCACAAATACATATATAGCTGCCAGATTCTTGAGTTTGATTGTAATGTTAGCAAAAATAAGCAGAGCCAGAAACGGAAATTTTCAAATTAG